The genomic interval CACCGGCATCGGGCTCAGCACGCGCGGGGAGCAGTTCTGGCTCGACCCGGAACGTGCCAACCAGATCCGTCCGCGCGCCCGCCCGCGCTACACGCTGACGCCGAGCATCGTCTTCCGCGACGGGGAGCCGTTCCTGGCGATCGGCACGCCGGGCGGCGACAACCAGGATCAGACCATCCTGCAGGCGTTCCTGAACATCGTGGAGTTCGAGCCGGACTGGTACCCGAACCTGCACGACGCGCTCGCCTGGCCGCGGGTCCGCACGCAGCACCTGCACGGCTCGTTCTGGCCGCACGCGGCCGGCTTCAACCGGCTGGATGTCGAAGCGGACGTCGATCCGGCGGTGGTCGAAGAATTGCGGCGGCGTGGACACGAGATTATCGAGGTGCCCCAGTTCGGTGTCTCGGGGTGTGCGACGGCGGTGATGATCGACCCGGCCACCGGCAACCGGATGGCCGCGGCCGATCCGCGGCGCGACTGCTACGCGCTGGCCTATTGATGCTGGATGAGCTGCGGTGGACGTTGCGGTCGGCTGTCGTCAAGACTCTGGCCCTGCCGGAGTACTGGCGTAGCGGCATCGCGTACAACCCGCTGTCCGCCCGGGTGATCCAGGACCCGTATCCGACCTACGCGCGCCTGCGCTCGCGTTCTCCCGCTCACCGCAGCCGCGTGCTCAATTCCTGGGTGTTCACCCGCTACGCGGACGTGGAGGCCATCCTCCGGGACTTTCGCCGGTTCTCCAACATTCCCACGAGCCGCAGCCTCACGCCGAAGCAACGGTCGTCCCTGTCGCCACGGGCCGAGTGGACCATGCTGTTTATGGATCCGCCGGAGCACACCCGCCTCAGAGCGCTCGTGAACAAGGCGTTCACGCCGAAGGTGGTCGACGCCCTGGCGCCTCACATCCGGACGATCATGGGGCAACTGCTGGACGCCATAGACGACCCGTCCGGATTCGACCTGATTGCGGCTGTGGCCAACCCGCTGCCCGTCATCGTGATCGCCGAGATGCTGGGTGTGCCGCCCGAGGACCGGGCGGAGTTCAAGCACTGGTCGGACGAGCGGGCGCGATTGCTCGAGCCGGTTATCACGCCGGAGGAACGGAAGCGGGCGATGGTCGCGGGTGAGTCGTTCGATGCGTACTTCACCGCCATCATCGAGGCCCGGCGCCGCGAGCCGCAGGAGGACATCGTCAGCGCGCTCGCCCTGGCGGAAGAGGAAGGGGACAAGCTCACTGCCCGCGAGGTGCTGAACATGCTGCGCCTGCTGCTGGTCGCCGGCAACGAGACCACCACCAACCTGATCGGCAACGGCATGCTCGCGTTGCTGCGCAATCCCGACCAGCTTCAGCTCCTGCGGGAAGACCCGAGCCGGATACCGGCCGCGGTGGAAGAGCTGCTGCGCTTTGACTCGCCGGTGCAGCTCGATTTCAGGGGCGTCTTGGAAGACTGCGAGATGAACGGCGCGTCCCTGCGACGCGGCGACGGCGCCATACTGGCGATTGGGGCCGCTAACCGCGACCCGGAGGTCTTCGACGAGCCGGAGCGGCTGGACGTCGAACGGTCGAAGGGAAGCAATATCTCGTTCGGCCGTGGTGTTCACCATTGTCTCGGCGCCCCGCTGGCGCGTCTGGAAGGGCGCATCGCGCTGGAAGTGTTGCTGGAGCGCTTCTCCTCGATGCGCCTGCTCGACGACACGCCGAGATTCCGGCGGGCGATCGTGCTGCGCGGCCTGGAGTCGCTGCCGATGGCAGCGGAGCCGGCCGCATGAGGAGGCGACCATGCCGCACCGACCCCTGATCCGCCACTGGCTTCCGGCGACTTTGCTGCTCGGCGTCGCGGCTTTGCCCTTGTCGTCTCTGGTGGGCGCGCAGGAGGGTGAGACAATCACCCGCGAGGTGCGGCCGTTCGTGCCGGTCACGGACGAGATGCTGCGGAATCCGGATCCGGGCGACTGGCTGATGACCCACCGGACGTACGACTTTCAGGCGTACAGCCCGCTCGACGAGATAAACCGGGACAACGTGCATCAGCTCCAGGTGGCCTGGATGCGGGCGATGGACGAGGGACCGCAGCAGACCCAGCCGCTCGTCTACGACGGCGTGATGTACCTCGCCAACAACGACGATCACATCCAGGCGCTGGACGCGGCGACCGGGGACCTGCTCTGGGACTACCGCCGCCAGTTGCCCAGCGACCTGCGCGAGTACGTCACGCTGGGCAACCGGACCCGGAATCTGGCCATCTATGGCAACCACATCTATCACCTGACCTCCGACGCGCACCTGCTCGCGCTCGATGCCCGCACCGGCGAGGTGGCCTTCGACCAGGAGATGACCGACTACCGGGCGGGGATGACCCACTCGACGGGCGCCATGATCATCGACGGCCGGGTGCTTGCCGGGAGGGCCTGCTTTCCCACCGACATCCCGGCGCGTTGCTTCATCTCGGCCCACGATTCGGATACCGGAGAGGAACTCTGGCGGGTCTACACGGCGGCCGGAGCGGACGACCCTGGCGGGCAGACCTGGGGCAACGTGCCGACGTCGCAGCGGTTCCACGTGTCGGCGTGGGGCGCCCCGGGCAGCTACGACCCGGAGCTCGGGCTCATCTATTGGGGCATTGCGGTCCCGATGCCCTACACGCGCATCATGCGACGTGGCACCTGGGACGTCGGCGACAGCACGCCGTGCGAGCTGTACTCCAACTCCACCGTCGCCCTGGCCGTAGAGACGGGCGTAATGGAGTGGTACTACCAGCACCTGCCGTGCGACGACTGGGATCAGGACTTCGTTCAGGAGCGCACGCTGATTGACACGGTCGTCGCGCCCGATCCGGAGTCGGTGATGTGGATCAACCCGCGCATCGCCGGCACCGCCGAGGAGCGCAAGGTCGCGGTCACCCTGGGGGAGCCTGGCGGGCTGTTCGTCCTTGATCGGGAAACGGGTGAGTTTCTGTGGGCGACGCCGTTGCCGTATACGAGCACGGAGCGTTTCGTCATCCGCGACATCGATCCGGCGACCGGGCAGGTCTTCATCAACATGGACCTGGTGGCGCGCGAGCCTGGCCAGCAGTTCATCATCTGCGGGCACAACGTGAAGGGCTGGTGGTCCTGGTCATACAGCCCACGGACCGGGCTGCTCTACATTCCGATCAATCGCTCGTGTCTCAACCAGACCGCCAACGATCGGACGGTCTCGGGAACGGGCCCCAGGTTCACGCAACCCGAACCGGGATTCGCGGAGGACGGCCACCTCACCGAGGTGCGGGCGCTTGATATCTCGACCGGCCGGGAAGCGTGGCGCTATTCGCAGCGGGCTCCCAACGCTGGGTCGACGCTCGCCACCGCCGGCAACGTCGTCTTCTTCGGTGACCTCAACCGCCGCTACCGCGCCTTCGACGCGGAGACCGGCGACGTGCTGTGGGAGACGATCCTGGGTAGCCAGATCACCGGCTTTCCCGTCACATACGAGGCCGGCGGCCGCCAGTATCTGTCGGTGCCGGTGGGCGGCGCGGCGATATTCCGGATGAGCAACTACGCGCCGGAGCTCGAGGCGCCAATGGGTAGCAACATGCTCGTCACGTTCGCGCTGCCGCCGTCCTGAGGCTTCAGGCGTTGCAGAGACGTCGGATTCTCACGCTCCTGTTGCCCTTGGCGGTGACGACCGCCGCCTGTGCGCCGTCGTCGGGCGGCGGCGTAGCTGCCGGCGATTCGGACCCGCCGCGGGAGGTGGCGGTCGTGACCTCCGGGGGCCTGGCTGCGGCCTATGATCGCCTCGCGCCGCAATTCGAGGCAGAAACGAGTATCGGACTCGCGACCGCCTACGGGGCGTCGACCGGCGGCGCTCCCGACTCGATTCCGGCCCGCCTGGAGCGCGGGGAACGCTTCGATGTCCTGATCATGTCGCAGGCCGGCCTGGACGATCTCATCGGACGCGGCCTGGTCCGAGCCGACACCCGGGTCGATCTGGCCAGTTCATCGATCGGGATGGCGGTGCGCGAGGGAGCCGCACTCCCGGACATCAGCACACCCGAGGCGTTCGTGGAAACGCTGCTGGCCGCCGAGTCCATCGGCTACTCGGCGAGCGTGAGCGGGACGTACGTTTCCACGGAGTTGTTTCCCCGGCTTGGCTTGGCGGAGCAGCTTGCGCCAAAGGGCCGGCGCATCGAGAGCGAGCGCGTGGCGGCCGTCGTGGCGCGCGGCGAGGTCGAAGTCGGCTTTCAGCAGGTCAGCGAGATCCTCTCGATCCCGGGGGCGGCCTACGCTGGCCCGATTCCCGACGAGTACCAGAGGGTCACGACTTTCTCGGCCGGGATCGCGACGGATGCAGGAAACCCCGAGGGCGCACAGAGACTCATTGATTTCCTGTCATCCGGCGACGCAGCGGTAACGATTGCCGAGACGGGTCTCGAGCCGCTGCAAACAGCCAGATAGCCGTTGGACGGAGGGCCGGCGGATTCGGGGTCGAATCCCGCCCGCACCTGATGTAGTCTTGCTGGTTATGCAGCCGCGGGCGCTGTTGCTCGGCCGCGCGGTGTTTCTGCTGGCATTCCTCGTAGGTGCCGACCCCGCTACGGGTCAGGATGGGCTGAGTCTCATCGAGGCCGCCCGCAATGAGGATGCTGCGGCGGTGCGCGCGCTCGTCGAGGCGCAGGCACCCGTAGGCACCCCGCAGCCGGACGGCGCGACGGCGCTTCACTGGGCGGCGCACCGCGACAACCTGGAAATCGCGGACATCCTCCTCCGCGCGGGCGCCGACGTAAACGTGGAGAACGAGCTGGGGGTTTCGCCCCTTTCGCTGGCGTGCGCGAACGGCAGCGCCGCGATGGTGGAGAAGCTGCTGGCGCACGGAGCGGACGCCAACCAGACGCTGCCGACTGGCGTCACGCCGCTCATGACCTGCGCGCGGACTGGCAGCGTGGAGGCCGTAGAGAGCCTGCTGGCCCGCGGCGCCCGCGTGAACGACCGGGAGACGGTGCGCGGGCAGACCGCGCTGATGTGGGCGGTCGCGGAGAAGCACTCGGACGTCGCGGCCGCCCTCATCGCCGCCGGTGCCGACGTGCGGGCCCGCTCGCTCGGCGAGTTCACGCCGCTGTTGTTCGCCGCCCAGCAGGGCGACGTGGCGTCGGCCCGGTTGCTGCTCGACGCCGGCGTGGACGTGAACGAGGCGGGTGGCAACGGGAGCGCGGCCCTGCTGGTCGCCACCGAGAGCCGGCATCCCGCGATGGTGCGCTTCCTGATCGAGGCCGGTGCGGACGTGGACGCGATCGGCGCCGGGCGCACGGCGCTGCACGCCGCCGTGCAGCAGAAGCGCCGGGACATCGTGGAGCTGCTGCTGGCCGGTGGGGCGGACATCGACGCGCGGCTGCTGGGGCGGCTGCCGCGGGTGCCGGGCGACCTTTCCGTTACCAGCGGCCCGCTGTCCATGGTCGGGGCCACCCCGTTCTGGCTTGCCGCGAAGTTCGCCGATCTCGATCTGATGCGCCTCCTCGCCGACCGGGGCGCGGACACACGGCTCGCCAACGAAGGCGGCACCACGCCGCTGATGGTGGCGGCGGGCCTCGGCTGGGTCGACGGATCCGACCGCTACGGGCGCGTGAAGTTCAATGACGACTCGGTCCGCCGGGAGCGGCACGATCTCGAGGCGGTCAAGCTGGCCATGGAGTTGGGCGGTGACGTACACGCGGTGGACGATCACGGTCAGACGGCGATGCATGGCGCGGCCTACATGGGCGGCGACACCATCGTGCAGTTCCTGGCCGACCGGGGTGCGCCGGTAGACGTCGCCGATAACGACGGGTGGACGCCGCTGTCTATTGCCGAGGGCCTCTACGTCGGCGGCACTTTTCAGGTGCGGCCCACCACGGCCGCTCTGCTGCGCCAGCTCGGCGCCGGACAGGACAGCCAGTGATGCCGACGAGGATCCCGGCAGTGCGCGGGATGCTAACTGGCGTGCTCGGCGCGCTCGCGGTGGCGGTCGTCGCCGCTCCCGCGAGCGCTGCGCAGCCGGACCCCTCGCGGGCCTTCCTCGACCGGAACTGCATCGCGTGCCACAACAGCGCCCGCCCGACGGCGAACCTCGCGCTGGATGCGGAGGCGATCGATCCGCGCGATCCGCCGCGCGATGCCGCGATCTGGGAGAAGGTCGTCCGCAAGCTCCGGACCGGCGCGATGCCGCCGGCGGGCCGTCCGCGCCCCGACCCACGGGCCGCCACCGCGCTGGTCGCGCACCTCGAGACCGCCATCGACGCGGCCGCGGCACTCCGGCCGATGGTCGGCCGCCCGGTGGCGCATCGCCTGAACCGCGTGGAGTACGCCAACGCGATCCGTGATCTGCTCGGGCTCGACGTGGACGCATCGACGCTTCTTCCGCCCGACGACTCGGGCTACGGTTTCGACAACATCGGCGACGTGCTCACCGTCTCCCCCTTGCTGATGGAGCGCTACCTGGCGGCGGCCGGCAAGATTGCCCGCCTCGCCACGGGTATTGCGGGCGGCGCTTCGTCGGAGATCTACACGCTGTCCAAGTACCTCCGGCAGGACGACCGGATGAGCGAGGACCTGCCGTTCGGATCACGCGGCGGCATGGCGGTCCGGCATACTTTCCCGTCTACGGGCGACTACGTTGCCAAACTGCGTCTGCTCAAGAACCATCGCGACCAGATTCGCGGCATGCGGCAGGTTCACGACCTCGAGGTCCGGCTCGACGGTGAGCGCCTGCAACTGTTCACGGTAGGCCGCCTGCCCCTCGTAAACCCGACGCCGGAGCAGCGCGCGGACGAGCAGCAGTACATCCTGAACGGCGACGAGGGGCTCAATGTGCGTTTCCGGGCCACGGCCGGACCGCACCTCGTCTCGGCCGCGTTCCTCGCCAGGCCGGTCGTGCGGGAAGGGCCCTTGCGGCCGGCGCTGTCGGTGGCTACGTTCGGGTTCAGCGGTGACGCGGCGCTCTACGCAACCGAGGAGCCGGCCCTGTGGACCATCGAGATCGAAGGGCCGCTCGACGTCGCGCTACCTGTCCGGGCCGGCCACGTGGACACCGCCAGCGGGGAGCGCCTGTTCGTCTGCCGGCCCACGGACACCGCGGCCGAGATATCGTGCGCTCGGGACATCTTCTCTCGGCTCGTCCGACGCGCGTACCGCCGCCCGGTGACGGACGCCGACCTTGAGCCACTGCTCGCGCTCTTCGTGGAAGGCCGCGCGCGCGGCGGCTTCGAGGCAGGCGTCGAGCTCGCCCTGCGGAAGGTCCTCGCCAGCCCGGAGTTCCTCTTTCGCATCACGCACGATCCGGTGGACGCCGGGCGCGGAAGTCCGTATCGGCTCACCGATCTCGACCTTGCCTCGCGGCTGTCGTTCTTCCTCTGGAGCAGCATCCCGGACGAGGAGTTGCTCGGACTCGCTGAGCAGGGGAGGCTGGCCGACCCCGCCGTCCTCGACCGGCAGGTAGCCAGGATGCTGGCCGACCCCCGCTCTAGCGCACTGATCGACAACTTCGCCGGACAGTGGCTGTATCTGCGTAACATGCGGCTCGTCATGCCGGATCCGGAGACCTTCCCGGAGTTCGACGACAACCTGCGCGAGGCCTTCGCGCGCGAGACGGAGCTGTTTCTGACAAGTCAGCTCCGCGAGGATCGCAGCGTTCTGGACCTGTTGCGGGCGAACTACACGTTCCTGAACGAGCGGTTGGCCCGTCACTACGGAATCCCGGGCGTCTACGGCAGCCACTTCCGGCGGGTGGATCTGCCGGCGGGTGGGCGGCGCGGGCTGCTGGGGCACGCGAGCGTGCTGACCGTGACGTCGTACGCCACGCGGACGTCACCGGTGCTCCGCGGCAAGTGGCTTCTCGAGAACCTGTTGGGTGCCCCGCCGCCGCCCCCGCCGCCCGACATTCCGGCGCTACAGGAGATTGGCGAGGAAGGCGTCGCACCGAGTTCCGTCCGCGAGCGGATGGAAGTGCACCGGCGGAATCCGGTTTGTGCGTCGTGTCATGCGCAGATGGATCCGCTGGGGTTCGCGCTGGAGAACTTCGACGCCATCGGCCGGTGGCGGGAGACGGGAGAAGGCGGCAATCCGATCGACGCATCGGCGGAGCTGCCCAACGGCGAGACCATCACCGGCCCCGGCGGGCTGGCGCAGCTCTTCGCCGGGCAGCCCGACCGCTTCGCCTCGACGGTGGTCGAGAAGCTGATGACGTATGGAATCGGCCGCGGGGTCGAGTACTACGACGCGCCGGCCGTCCGGGCGATCGTCCGGGCCGCCACCGCGAGCGACTACCGCTGGTCGTCACTGATCTCGGGTATTGTCAGGAGCGCGCCGTTCCAGATGCGCATGTCTGACGGAGCCGTGTCCGACGCGAGGAGAGCGCCATGATCGTCACGAAGAAGCATGTGTCGCGGCGTACGGTGATCCGAGGACTTGGCGCCACGATGGCGTTGCCGCTGCTGGACGCCATGGTGCCGGCGTTCCGCCCGGTTCGGCTGTCGGCCGGCCGTCCGACGCGGCGGCTGGCGACGGTTTACGTCCCGAACGGCATCATCATGGAGCAGTGGACGCCGTCCACCGACGGCGCGGGATTCGACCTGCCGCCCACGCTGGCTCCGCTCGCGCCGTACCGCGACGACCTGCTCGTGCTGACCGGCCTTGTGCACCAGACGGCATACCCGCTGCCTGGCGAAGGCGCTGGCGATCACGCACGCGCGGCGGCCTGCTACCTGACCGGCGTGCACCCGAAGAAGACCGAGGGCGCCGACATCCGGGCCGGAGTCTCGATGGACCAGATCGCGGCGCAGCACGTCGGGTCCGAGACGCAGCTTGCATCGCTGGAGCTCGGCTGCGACCCGAGCTACTTTCTCGGCGCGTGCGACGCCGGCTACAGCTGCGCCTACGGCAACACCCTGTCATGGCGGACCGAGACCACGCCGCTGCCGGTCGAGATCAACCCGCGTGCGGTGTTCGAGCGGATGTTCGGAGACGCGGCGGACACCAGTGCCGTCGCTCGCCAGCGCCGGATCCAGGAAGATCGCAGCATTCTCGACGCGCTTCTCGCCGATGTCCGGAAGCTGCAGGGATCGCTGGGTGCGGGCGACCGCGAGAAGGTGGCGCAGTACGTCGACGCCGTCCGCGACGTCGAGCGCCGCATCCAGAAGGCCGAGCAACAGAGCGACCGTGAACTGCCGGTGCTCGAGAAGCCGTCAGGCATCCCGGACCGCTACGAGGATCATGTCCGGATGATGTTCGATCTGCAGGTGCTGGCGTTCCAGACCGACATGACCCGCGTCTCGACGTTCATCATGTCGCGCGAGGTCAGCTCGCGGACGTATCCGGAGTTGGGCATTCCCGATCCGCACCATCCGATCTCGCACCATCAGGACGATCCGGCCAAGGTCGAGAAGCTCGCGAAGATCAACGCGTTCCACATCAGCCTGTTCGCCCATTTCCTCGATCGTCTCCGGGCGACGGAGGACGGAGAGGGCTCGCTCCTCGACCACGCGATGATCAGCTACGGATGCGGAATCAGCGACAGTAACCAGCACCTGCACGACAACCTGCCCATCCTCGTGGCGGGTGGGGCCGGCGCCCGGATCGCGGGTGGACGTCATCTGCGCTTTGCGCCGGACACGCCGATGACGAACCTCCTGCTGACGTTGCTGGACAAGATGGACGTCCCGATGGACAACCTGGGCGACAGCACCGGACAGCTTCGGGAACTGTCAGAGCTGGCGTAGCCGGGATTCGCGGTCACGCGCCCGACCCGATCCGAACAGGCGACCATCGCGGCTCCCGGTTCACCGGTTCGCGCGCTCATCGGCGCGCCCGCCGCCGAGGTAGATAGCGACGTCCTGATTTCCTTCGTGGCAGGCGTATTCGTACATCTCGTACCCTGGGGCTCGGGTCAGCGGCATCGAGATCGTCCAGGGCCGGTCATAGACGTCGAGATCCTCGATCGTGACCTCCCACATGAGCTCGTCCTCCGACACCCGGGTAAAACGCTCGACGACGTGCATGGCGTCGCCGACGGGAAGCCCCTTCAGGCGCCCGCCATTGGAGCTCGTCACGATCATCGCCTGATCGTTGAAGTTCGTCGTGTCGACGACCAGCGTGTCGCCCTCCCAGTGCGCGCGGGCGTCACCGGTCCAGAGGCCGATATCTTCGTCGAGGTGAGGTCGATCGGTCACCGGAATGACCCGCGCCTCGTGGATCATCTCGTGCAGGATCACCACGAAACCCGGCGTTTGCAGAATGCGGTACGCGTTGTTGTAGCCGGTGGGCAGCATGGAGCCGGGGACGCCGCGCGTGATGCAGCGGTCCCACGTGCTCATGGCGCGGTAGTCGTCGCGCTGGCGTGCGAGGTTCCGTTCCCGAACCGCGGCGGCCCATGCCTTGACGGGAACCCGCCCATCCGGCGGGTCGACGACCAGCGATGTCTGGCGTGTCGACAGAAAACGTTCTCCCGCGTCCATCCAGACGTTGTACGCACCCAGAACTTCCGGACGCCTGGCGTTCGTCTGCTCCTCGAGGAGCGCGGCCTCTTCCTCGGTGAAGACCGCCTTGTCGGCAGCCGACTCGGGTACGACCACGTCGGAGTACGGCATGGTGTTGCCGCGCTCGAACGGGGTGATGGTCGCGTTCGTCCAGACGGCCTGCAGGTCGGGCCGGCCGTCCGGCATGCGCGGCATCGTCCAGGATCCGTCCGACTCCGGCGCTTGGCCCGCGGCCGGAGTGCTCAGCAGCACCCAGGTTGCGATGCCGACGATGCTCGTTCTGATGGCCATGTCTTCCCCCCGGTCGAGGCGCCTGCGCCGCAGGAGTTTCGCGCCAGCGAAACTTCCAACGCGCCGGGCACGGCGCGCCCTCTCGGTGCGACGGGAACTGCGACCGATTGCGCTTTGTCAGGTAAGTGAATACTCAGATACGCTATCAGCGACCGGAAGTCGCCGCCAAGAGGAAGCCGTTTTTTGCTAGCGCGGAGCGGGCCGTCAACGGTGATGGCGGAAGGAGACCAGAATGAGTCATTTGCGAGAAGCCGGCGGCGCCGCGCTGGTCGCGGCGCTGGTGCTGGCCCCGATGGTCGTGACGGCGCAACCGTCGTCCGACGTGCCGCGGACGCCGTGGGGCGATCCGGACCTGGGGGGTGTCTACGACTACAGCAGCATTACGCCGATGCAGCGGCCGGAGCAGTACGGCGACCGCGCGTATCTGACCGAGGAAGAGGCCGCGGAACTCGAAGCCGCGGCCGTCCAGCGGGACGAGGATGCGGCCAATGCGCCCGTCACCCGGTCGGTGGCGGGCGACAGGGCCGGCGCTTCGAGTCACTCGTGGTTGTGGGGGCTCGAGTTCGGCACGCAGGTCGTGGAGGATCTCCGAACATCGCGCATCGTCGACCCGCCGAACGGTCGCTACCCCGAACTGACGGAATGGGGCAAGGCCGACGCCGCGTCGCGCTACGGGTTCAACGACGACTCGCCAGCCGACGACTACACCGACCGTGGTTGGGGTGACCGGTGTCTGGCCATTCACGGGATGCCGATCAGCCCGCTTCCCTACAACAGCTTCGTGCAGATCTTCCAGACCCCCGACTACGTGGCGATTCTGTCCGAGGCGTTCCGAATCTGGCGGATTGTCCCCCTCGACGGACGCCCGCACGGCACGATTCGTCAGTGGCTGGGAGACACGCGGGGACGGTGGGAAGGCGATACGCTGGTCGTCGAGACCACGAACTTCTCCAACTATCTGCAGCAGGCCGGCTCCGGCCGGAACATGAACAGCCTGGTCGAAAAGTTCACGCGGGTGAGTCCGGACGTGATTCGCTACGAATACACCGTGGACGATCCGGTCAAGTGGGTGAGCCCCTGGACCGCCGCCATCTCGCTGAGAAAAACCGACCACCCGATGTTCGAGGTGGCCTGCCACGAGGGGAACTACGCCCTCGAGAACATCCTTCGGGGGGCGCGCGCGCAGGACGGGACTCCGGACGAGCCGGTATTCGAGGAAGGAAAGATCTGCTGGGACTGTGAGCCTGTCGTTCGGTAGCCGCACTCGATGGCTCAGCGGGCGGGGCTGAAGTTGTTACCGCGCGTCTCGCCGAAGCTGCGCCAGTCTGGTCGTTTTCCCGTACGGGATCAGCGCACGTAGAGCGACCCGCCGCCCAATTCGTGGAACACGATGGGAACGAAGTCGTTCGCCGTCCACGTCGCCTCCTGGCCCCATTGGGCATCGTATGCAGCCGTCGGCGCCGCGGCCATCACTTCGTCCAGGTTCAGGCCCTCGGAGATCATGCCCTGCACGCGGTCACGTATGTCGACGATCATGGCGAGGAACTCCATGAGCGCGTCGCGCCCCACGACCTCCAGGCCGTGTCCCGGAATCACCCGCGTGTCCGGTCCCGCCATCGCGATCGCCTGCTCGAGCGCCGCGATGGTGCCCGCGACCGAGCCCCCGTTGTAGACGTCGACGATCGGATAGCTGGTGGTTCGGAAGACGTCTCCCAGATGGAGTGCGTCCGAGTCCGGGAAGTGGACGAACGTATCCCCGTCGGTATGGGCGGCCGGCGCGAGAAACGCCCGCACCTCCTCGCCGTTGAAGTGAAAGGTCATGGTGTCGTTGTAGGTCACGACGGGACGTGCGCCGACCGGAGGCCGTGGTGCGAAACGTCCTCCCTGCCGCGGGAAACGGAGCCGCTCCAGGGCGCGAACCCGGACGTTGTCGTGCGCGAAGATCAGCACGTCCCGTCCGGCCAGCGGTTCGTTGCCACCGATGTGGTCCGGATGCACGTGGGTATTGATCAGGAAACGGATTTCGGCATCCGATACGCTGCGCACCGCGGCAACCAGCCTGTCGGCAAGCGGCGCGAACAGGGAATCGACCAGCAGGACGCCCTCCTCGCCGGCGAAGACGCCGACGTTGCCGCCGCCGCCCGGCCGCGTCACCATGTGAACCTGACCCGCCACGGGGACGATCGTCAGCTCGACCCCCGCGAACCGGTCGGTCGGGTTCTGCTCCCCGGCGGCGCCAACGGCCACGATGCAGGCGGCAACCATCGCGGCCAGGACAATACGGGGCTGTCCGGTCATGGGCGCATCCGGGAGTCTGGCGTGGTGGTCTTTCTCCGCCGCCTGAACCGGGCGCAGGGACGGCCGGGGGCGGTCCGGCCGGGAGCGTGCGGCTCGAGTGTCAGTGCACTATCAGCGGCACGCTGGCGGTCAGTGCGCCCCAGTCGAACGAAAGCGAATCCTCGTCGAGAGCGATGGTGAGCTGCTCGGCCGGCGGATCGAGTTCGCCTACCTCCATCGCAATATGTGCGAAGTCGTTCTCGCTGTTGTAGGCAGTGCCCCATTGGCCGGTCTCGCTGTTGACGATGAGGTGGAACTCGTCGTTCATGTGCTGGGTCCAGAGGGTGTACTCGCCGGCCGGGATGTGCGTTTCGCCCAGCATGAGGTCGCGGTCGGTCCGGAGCGTCGTCGCTTCGTCAGCCCCGAGCCGCCAGACGGCGTCTTCCATGGGCGGAACGTTCTCGCCGACAACCCGACCCTTGAGGTAGGGCCGGCCATAGTCGATGGTGATGTTCCCCTCGCCGACGGCCCAGTGGACGCTGACGTGCGGGCTGCCGCCGGCTCCCTCGTGGACGAGGGTGGCGTGACCGCCGCCGAGCATCTCCATGGCCTCGGCGCTGGCGCCCGCGTCGGTGTCCATGCCGTCATGGTCCATCGCGCCGCTGTCGGGAGCCTCGGCCACGTCGCTGCCGCCGCCGCCGCCGCACGCGACAGCCACCGCCGCCAGGATGCAC from Acidobacteriota bacterium carries:
- a CDS encoding cytochrome P450 — protein: MLDELRWTLRSAVVKTLALPEYWRSGIAYNPLSARVIQDPYPTYARLRSRSPAHRSRVLNSWVFTRYADVEAILRDFRRFSNIPTSRSLTPKQRSSLSPRAEWTMLFMDPPEHTRLRALVNKAFTPKVVDALAPHIRTIMGQLLDAIDDPSGFDLIAAVANPLPVIVIAEMLGVPPEDRAEFKHWSDERARLLEPVITPEERKRAMVAGESFDAYFTAIIEARRREPQEDIVSALALAEEEGDKLTAREVLNMLRLLLVAGNETTTNLIGNGMLALLRNPDQLQLLREDPSRIPAAVEELLRFDSPVQLDFRGVLEDCEMNGASLRRGDGAILAIGAANRDPEVFDEPERLDVERSKGSNISFGRGVHHCLGAPLARLEGRIALEVLLERFSSMRLLDDTPRFRRAIVLRGLESLPMAAEPAA
- a CDS encoding PQQ-binding-like beta-propeller repeat protein; translated protein: MPHRPLIRHWLPATLLLGVAALPLSSLVGAQEGETITREVRPFVPVTDEMLRNPDPGDWLMTHRTYDFQAYSPLDEINRDNVHQLQVAWMRAMDEGPQQTQPLVYDGVMYLANNDDHIQALDAATGDLLWDYRRQLPSDLREYVTLGNRTRNLAIYGNHIYHLTSDAHLLALDARTGEVAFDQEMTDYRAGMTHSTGAMIIDGRVLAGRACFPTDIPARCFISAHDSDTGEELWRVYTAAGADDPGGQTWGNVPTSQRFHVSAWGAPGSYDPELGLIYWGIAVPMPYTRIMRRGTWDVGDSTPCELYSNSTVALAVETGVMEWYYQHLPCDDWDQDFVQERTLIDTVVAPDPESVMWINPRIAGTAEERKVAVTLGEPGGLFVLDRETGEFLWATPLPYTSTERFVIRDIDPATGQVFINMDLVAREPGQQFIICGHNVKGWWSWSYSPRTGLLYIPINRSCLNQTANDRTVSGTGPRFTQPEPGFAEDGHLTEVRALDISTGREAWRYSQRAPNAGSTLATAGNVVFFGDLNRRYRAFDAETGDVLWETILGSQITGFPVTYEAGGRQYLSVPVGGAAIFRMSNYAPELEAPMGSNMLVTFALPPS
- a CDS encoding ABC transporter substrate-binding protein, translated to MRLQALQRRRILTLLLPLAVTTAACAPSSGGGVAAGDSDPPREVAVVTSGGLAAAYDRLAPQFEAETSIGLATAYGASTGGAPDSIPARLERGERFDVLIMSQAGLDDLIGRGLVRADTRVDLASSSIGMAVREGAALPDISTPEAFVETLLAAESIGYSASVSGTYVSTELFPRLGLAEQLAPKGRRIESERVAAVVARGEVEVGFQQVSEILSIPGAAYAGPIPDEYQRVTTFSAGIATDAGNPEGAQRLIDFLSSGDAAVTIAETGLEPLQTAR
- a CDS encoding DUF1592 domain-containing protein, whose translation is MPTRIPAVRGMLTGVLGALAVAVVAAPASAAQPDPSRAFLDRNCIACHNSARPTANLALDAEAIDPRDPPRDAAIWEKVVRKLRTGAMPPAGRPRPDPRAATALVAHLETAIDAAAALRPMVGRPVAHRLNRVEYANAIRDLLGLDVDASTLLPPDDSGYGFDNIGDVLTVSPLLMERYLAAAGKIARLATGIAGGASSEIYTLSKYLRQDDRMSEDLPFGSRGGMAVRHTFPSTGDYVAKLRLLKNHRDQIRGMRQVHDLEVRLDGERLQLFTVGRLPLVNPTPEQRADEQQYILNGDEGLNVRFRATAGPHLVSAAFLARPVVREGPLRPALSVATFGFSGDAALYATEEPALWTIEIEGPLDVALPVRAGHVDTASGERLFVCRPTDTAAEISCARDIFSRLVRRAYRRPVTDADLEPLLALFVEGRARGGFEAGVELALRKVLASPEFLFRITHDPVDAGRGSPYRLTDLDLASRLSFFLWSSIPDEELLGLAEQGRLADPAVLDRQVARMLADPRSSALIDNFAGQWLYLRNMRLVMPDPETFPEFDDNLREAFARETELFLTSQLREDRSVLDLLRANYTFLNERLARHYGIPGVYGSHFRRVDLPAGGRRGLLGHASVLTVTSYATRTSPVLRGKWLLENLLGAPPPPPPPDIPALQEIGEEGVAPSSVRERMEVHRRNPVCASCHAQMDPLGFALENFDAIGRWRETGEGGNPIDASAELPNGETITGPGGLAQLFAGQPDRFASTVVEKLMTYGIGRGVEYYDAPAVRAIVRAATASDYRWSSLISGIVRSAPFQMRMSDGAVSDARRAP